In one window of Orcinus orca chromosome 17, mOrcOrc1.1, whole genome shotgun sequence DNA:
- the HSF1 gene encoding heat shock factor protein 1 isoform X1 — protein MDLPVGPGAAGPSNVPAFLTKLWTLVSDPDTDALICWSPSGNSFHVLDQGQFAKEVLPKYFKHSNMASFVRQLNMYGFRKVVHIEQGGLVKPERDDTEFQHPCFLRGQEQLLENIKRKVTSAISVTAPLGTQVSTLRSEDIKIHQDSVTKLLTDVQLMKGKQESMDSKLLAMKHENEALWREVASLRQKHAQQQKVVNKLIQFLISLVQSNRILGVKRKIPLMLNDSSSAHSMPKYGRQFSLERIHGPGPYSAPSPAYSGSSLYPPDAVASSGPIISDITELAPGSPLASAGGSVAERPLSSSPLVRVKEEPPSPPRSPRAEDASPSQPSSVVETPLSPTALIDSILRESEPAPAASAPALADAGGRPPSPRPASAPEKCLSVACLDNVARAPQMSGVARLFPCPSSSLHGRVQPGTELSDHLDAMDSNLDNLQTMLTSHGFSVDTSTLLDLFSPSVTVPDMSLPDLDSSLASIQELLSPQEPPRPLEAESSSPDSGKQLVHYTAQPLLLLDPGSVDVGGGDLPVLFELGDGSYFSEGDDYTDDPTISLLTGSEPPKAKDPTVS, from the exons AGTGGGAACAGCTTCCACGTGCTGGACCAGGGCCAGTTCGCCAAGGAGGTGCTGCCCAAGTACTTCAAGCACAGCAACATGGCCAGCTTCGTGCGGCAGCTCAACATGT ATGGCTTCCGGAAGGTGGTCCACATCGAGCAGGGCGGCCTGGTCAAGCCAGAGAGGGACGACACCGAGTTCCAGCACCCGTGCTTCCTGCGCGGCCAGGAGCAGCTCCTGGAGAACATCAAGAGGAAAGTGACCAGC GCCATCTCAGTGACTGCTCCCCTGGGGACCCAGGTGTCCACCCTGAGGAGCGAGGACATAAAGATTCACCAGGACAGTGTCACCAAGCTGCTGACCGACGTGCAGCTGATGAAGGGGAAGCAGGAGAGCATGGACTCCAAGCTGCTGGCCATGAAGCA TGAGAACGAGGCCCTGTGGCGGGAGGTGGCCAGCCTGCGGCAGAAGCACGCCCAACAGCAGAAAGTCGTCAACAAG CTCATCCAGTTCCTCATCTCGCTGGTGCAGTCGAACCGGATCCTGGGGGTGAAGAGAAAGAT CCCGCTGATGCTGAACGACAGCAGCTCCGCGCATTCCATGCCCAAGTACGGCCGGCAGTTCTCTCTGGAGCGCATCCATGGCCCGGGGCCCTACTCG GCTCCGTCCCCGGCCTATAGCGGCTCCAGCCTCTACCCCCCAGACGCTGTTGCCAGCTCCGGACCCATCATCTCCGACATCACCGAGCTGGCCCCCGGCAGCCCCTTGGCCTCCGCAGGCGGGAGCGTAGCTGAGAG GCCCCTGTCCAGCAGCCCCCTGGTTCGAGTCAAGGAGGAGCCCCCCAGCCCACCTCGGAGCCCCCGGGCAGAGGATGCCAGTCCCAGCCAGCCGTCTTCCGTGGTGGAGACGCCCCTGTCCCCGACCGCCCTCATTGATTCCATCCTGCGGGAGAGCGAGCCTGCGCCGGCCGCCTCGGCCCCGGCCCTCGCCGATGCCGGGGGCCGCCCCCCCTCGCCCCGGCCTGCCTCGGCCCCCGAGAAGTGCCTCAGCGTAGCCTGCCTGGACAA TGTGGCTCGCGCTCCACAGATGTCTGGGGTCGCCCgcctcttcccctgcccctcctcctctctaCATGGCCGAGTCCAGCCAGG GACCGAGCTCAGCGACCACCTGGATGCCATGGACTCCAACCTGGACAACCTGCAGACCATGCTGACAAGCCACGGCTTCAGCGTGGACACCAGCACCCTGCTGGAC TTGTTCAGCCCTTCGGTGACAGTGCCTGACATGAGCCTGCCCGACCTTGACAGCAGCCTGGCCAGC ATCCAGGAGCTCCTCTCTCCCCAGGAGCCCCCCAGGCCTCTTGAAGCAGAGAGCAGCAGCCCTGACTCAG ggaaGCAGCTGGTGCACTACACGGCCCAGCCCCTGCTGCTGCTGGACCCTGGCTCCGTGGACGTGGGGGGTGGCGACCTGCCGGTGCTCTTCGAGCTGGGAGACGGCTCCTACTTCTCCGAGGGGGATGACTACACAGACGACCCCACCATCTCCCTGCTGACGGGCTCCGAGCCCCCCAAAGCCAAGGACCCCACTGTCTCCTAG
- the HSF1 gene encoding heat shock factor protein 1 isoform X2, translating into MDLPVGPGAAGPSNVPAFLTKLWTLVSDPDTDALICWSPSGNSFHVLDQGQFAKEVLPKYFKHSNMASFVRQLNMYGFRKVVHIEQGGLVKPERDDTEFQHPCFLRGQEQLLENIKRKVTSAISVTAPLGTQVSTLRSEDIKIHQDSVTKLLTDVQLMKGKQESMDSKLLAMKHENEALWREVASLRQKHAQQQKVVNKLIQFLISLVQSNRILGVKRKIPLMLNDSSSAHSMPKYGRQFSLERIHGPGPYSAPSPAYSGSSLYPPDAVASSGPIISDITELAPGSPLASAGGSVAERPLSSSPLVRVKEEPPSPPRSPRAEDASPSQPSSVVETPLSPTALIDSILRESEPAPAASAPALADAGGRPPSPRPASAPEKCLSVACLDNVARAPQMSGVARLFPCPSSSLHGRVQPGTELSDHLDAMDSNLDNLQTMLTSHGFSVDTSTLLDLFSPSVTVPDMSLPDLDSSLASEPPRPLEAESSSPDSGKQLVHYTAQPLLLLDPGSVDVGGGDLPVLFELGDGSYFSEGDDYTDDPTISLLTGSEPPKAKDPTVS; encoded by the exons AGTGGGAACAGCTTCCACGTGCTGGACCAGGGCCAGTTCGCCAAGGAGGTGCTGCCCAAGTACTTCAAGCACAGCAACATGGCCAGCTTCGTGCGGCAGCTCAACATGT ATGGCTTCCGGAAGGTGGTCCACATCGAGCAGGGCGGCCTGGTCAAGCCAGAGAGGGACGACACCGAGTTCCAGCACCCGTGCTTCCTGCGCGGCCAGGAGCAGCTCCTGGAGAACATCAAGAGGAAAGTGACCAGC GCCATCTCAGTGACTGCTCCCCTGGGGACCCAGGTGTCCACCCTGAGGAGCGAGGACATAAAGATTCACCAGGACAGTGTCACCAAGCTGCTGACCGACGTGCAGCTGATGAAGGGGAAGCAGGAGAGCATGGACTCCAAGCTGCTGGCCATGAAGCA TGAGAACGAGGCCCTGTGGCGGGAGGTGGCCAGCCTGCGGCAGAAGCACGCCCAACAGCAGAAAGTCGTCAACAAG CTCATCCAGTTCCTCATCTCGCTGGTGCAGTCGAACCGGATCCTGGGGGTGAAGAGAAAGAT CCCGCTGATGCTGAACGACAGCAGCTCCGCGCATTCCATGCCCAAGTACGGCCGGCAGTTCTCTCTGGAGCGCATCCATGGCCCGGGGCCCTACTCG GCTCCGTCCCCGGCCTATAGCGGCTCCAGCCTCTACCCCCCAGACGCTGTTGCCAGCTCCGGACCCATCATCTCCGACATCACCGAGCTGGCCCCCGGCAGCCCCTTGGCCTCCGCAGGCGGGAGCGTAGCTGAGAG GCCCCTGTCCAGCAGCCCCCTGGTTCGAGTCAAGGAGGAGCCCCCCAGCCCACCTCGGAGCCCCCGGGCAGAGGATGCCAGTCCCAGCCAGCCGTCTTCCGTGGTGGAGACGCCCCTGTCCCCGACCGCCCTCATTGATTCCATCCTGCGGGAGAGCGAGCCTGCGCCGGCCGCCTCGGCCCCGGCCCTCGCCGATGCCGGGGGCCGCCCCCCCTCGCCCCGGCCTGCCTCGGCCCCCGAGAAGTGCCTCAGCGTAGCCTGCCTGGACAA TGTGGCTCGCGCTCCACAGATGTCTGGGGTCGCCCgcctcttcccctgcccctcctcctctctaCATGGCCGAGTCCAGCCAGG GACCGAGCTCAGCGACCACCTGGATGCCATGGACTCCAACCTGGACAACCTGCAGACCATGCTGACAAGCCACGGCTTCAGCGTGGACACCAGCACCCTGCTGGAC TTGTTCAGCCCTTCGGTGACAGTGCCTGACATGAGCCTGCCCGACCTTGACAGCAGCCTGGCCAGC GAGCCCCCCAGGCCTCTTGAAGCAGAGAGCAGCAGCCCTGACTCAG ggaaGCAGCTGGTGCACTACACGGCCCAGCCCCTGCTGCTGCTGGACCCTGGCTCCGTGGACGTGGGGGGTGGCGACCTGCCGGTGCTCTTCGAGCTGGGAGACGGCTCCTACTTCTCCGAGGGGGATGACTACACAGACGACCCCACCATCTCCCTGCTGACGGGCTCCGAGCCCCCCAAAGCCAAGGACCCCACTGTCTCCTAG
- the HSF1 gene encoding heat shock factor protein 1 isoform X4 produces the protein MDLPVGPGAAGPSNVPAFLTKLWTLVSDPDTDALICWSPSGNSFHVLDQGQFAKEVLPKYFKHSNMASFVRQLNMYGFRKVVHIEQGGLVKPERDDTEFQHPCFLRGQEQLLENIKRKVTSAISVTAPLGTQVSTLRSEDIKIHQDSVTKLLTDVQLMKGKQESMDSKLLAMKHENEALWREVASLRQKHAQQQKVVNKLIQFLISLVQSNRILGVKRKIPLMLNDSSSAHSMPKYGRQFSLERIHGPGPYSAPSPAYSGSSLYPPDAVASSGPIISDITELAPGSPLASAGGSVAERPLSSSPLVRVKEEPPSPPRSPRAEDASPSQPSSVVETPLSPTALIDSILRESEPAPAASAPALADAGGRPPSPRPASAPEKCLSVACLDKTELSDHLDAMDSNLDNLQTMLTSHGFSVDTSTLLDLFSPSVTVPDMSLPDLDSSLASIQELLSPQEPPRPLEAESSSPDSGKQLVHYTAQPLLLLDPGSVDVGGGDLPVLFELGDGSYFSEGDDYTDDPTISLLTGSEPPKAKDPTVS, from the exons AGTGGGAACAGCTTCCACGTGCTGGACCAGGGCCAGTTCGCCAAGGAGGTGCTGCCCAAGTACTTCAAGCACAGCAACATGGCCAGCTTCGTGCGGCAGCTCAACATGT ATGGCTTCCGGAAGGTGGTCCACATCGAGCAGGGCGGCCTGGTCAAGCCAGAGAGGGACGACACCGAGTTCCAGCACCCGTGCTTCCTGCGCGGCCAGGAGCAGCTCCTGGAGAACATCAAGAGGAAAGTGACCAGC GCCATCTCAGTGACTGCTCCCCTGGGGACCCAGGTGTCCACCCTGAGGAGCGAGGACATAAAGATTCACCAGGACAGTGTCACCAAGCTGCTGACCGACGTGCAGCTGATGAAGGGGAAGCAGGAGAGCATGGACTCCAAGCTGCTGGCCATGAAGCA TGAGAACGAGGCCCTGTGGCGGGAGGTGGCCAGCCTGCGGCAGAAGCACGCCCAACAGCAGAAAGTCGTCAACAAG CTCATCCAGTTCCTCATCTCGCTGGTGCAGTCGAACCGGATCCTGGGGGTGAAGAGAAAGAT CCCGCTGATGCTGAACGACAGCAGCTCCGCGCATTCCATGCCCAAGTACGGCCGGCAGTTCTCTCTGGAGCGCATCCATGGCCCGGGGCCCTACTCG GCTCCGTCCCCGGCCTATAGCGGCTCCAGCCTCTACCCCCCAGACGCTGTTGCCAGCTCCGGACCCATCATCTCCGACATCACCGAGCTGGCCCCCGGCAGCCCCTTGGCCTCCGCAGGCGGGAGCGTAGCTGAGAG GCCCCTGTCCAGCAGCCCCCTGGTTCGAGTCAAGGAGGAGCCCCCCAGCCCACCTCGGAGCCCCCGGGCAGAGGATGCCAGTCCCAGCCAGCCGTCTTCCGTGGTGGAGACGCCCCTGTCCCCGACCGCCCTCATTGATTCCATCCTGCGGGAGAGCGAGCCTGCGCCGGCCGCCTCGGCCCCGGCCCTCGCCGATGCCGGGGGCCGCCCCCCCTCGCCCCGGCCTGCCTCGGCCCCCGAGAAGTGCCTCAGCGTAGCCTGCCTGGACAA GACCGAGCTCAGCGACCACCTGGATGCCATGGACTCCAACCTGGACAACCTGCAGACCATGCTGACAAGCCACGGCTTCAGCGTGGACACCAGCACCCTGCTGGAC TTGTTCAGCCCTTCGGTGACAGTGCCTGACATGAGCCTGCCCGACCTTGACAGCAGCCTGGCCAGC ATCCAGGAGCTCCTCTCTCCCCAGGAGCCCCCCAGGCCTCTTGAAGCAGAGAGCAGCAGCCCTGACTCAG ggaaGCAGCTGGTGCACTACACGGCCCAGCCCCTGCTGCTGCTGGACCCTGGCTCCGTGGACGTGGGGGGTGGCGACCTGCCGGTGCTCTTCGAGCTGGGAGACGGCTCCTACTTCTCCGAGGGGGATGACTACACAGACGACCCCACCATCTCCCTGCTGACGGGCTCCGAGCCCCCCAAAGCCAAGGACCCCACTGTCTCCTAG
- the HSF1 gene encoding heat shock factor protein 1 isoform X3: protein MDLPVGPGAAGPSNVPAFLTKLWTLVSDPDTDALICWSPSGNSFHVLDQGQFAKEVLPKYFKHSNMASFVRQLNMYGFRKVVHIEQGGLVKPERDDTEFQHPCFLRGQEQLLENIKRKVTSVSTLRSEDIKIHQDSVTKLLTDVQLMKGKQESMDSKLLAMKHENEALWREVASLRQKHAQQQKVVNKLIQFLISLVQSNRILGVKRKIPLMLNDSSSAHSMPKYGRQFSLERIHGPGPYSAPSPAYSGSSLYPPDAVASSGPIISDITELAPGSPLASAGGSVAERPLSSSPLVRVKEEPPSPPRSPRAEDASPSQPSSVVETPLSPTALIDSILRESEPAPAASAPALADAGGRPPSPRPASAPEKCLSVACLDNVARAPQMSGVARLFPCPSSSLHGRVQPGTELSDHLDAMDSNLDNLQTMLTSHGFSVDTSTLLDLFSPSVTVPDMSLPDLDSSLASIQELLSPQEPPRPLEAESSSPDSGKQLVHYTAQPLLLLDPGSVDVGGGDLPVLFELGDGSYFSEGDDYTDDPTISLLTGSEPPKAKDPTVS from the exons AGTGGGAACAGCTTCCACGTGCTGGACCAGGGCCAGTTCGCCAAGGAGGTGCTGCCCAAGTACTTCAAGCACAGCAACATGGCCAGCTTCGTGCGGCAGCTCAACATGT ATGGCTTCCGGAAGGTGGTCCACATCGAGCAGGGCGGCCTGGTCAAGCCAGAGAGGGACGACACCGAGTTCCAGCACCCGTGCTTCCTGCGCGGCCAGGAGCAGCTCCTGGAGAACATCAAGAGGAAAGTGACCAGC GTGTCCACCCTGAGGAGCGAGGACATAAAGATTCACCAGGACAGTGTCACCAAGCTGCTGACCGACGTGCAGCTGATGAAGGGGAAGCAGGAGAGCATGGACTCCAAGCTGCTGGCCATGAAGCA TGAGAACGAGGCCCTGTGGCGGGAGGTGGCCAGCCTGCGGCAGAAGCACGCCCAACAGCAGAAAGTCGTCAACAAG CTCATCCAGTTCCTCATCTCGCTGGTGCAGTCGAACCGGATCCTGGGGGTGAAGAGAAAGAT CCCGCTGATGCTGAACGACAGCAGCTCCGCGCATTCCATGCCCAAGTACGGCCGGCAGTTCTCTCTGGAGCGCATCCATGGCCCGGGGCCCTACTCG GCTCCGTCCCCGGCCTATAGCGGCTCCAGCCTCTACCCCCCAGACGCTGTTGCCAGCTCCGGACCCATCATCTCCGACATCACCGAGCTGGCCCCCGGCAGCCCCTTGGCCTCCGCAGGCGGGAGCGTAGCTGAGAG GCCCCTGTCCAGCAGCCCCCTGGTTCGAGTCAAGGAGGAGCCCCCCAGCCCACCTCGGAGCCCCCGGGCAGAGGATGCCAGTCCCAGCCAGCCGTCTTCCGTGGTGGAGACGCCCCTGTCCCCGACCGCCCTCATTGATTCCATCCTGCGGGAGAGCGAGCCTGCGCCGGCCGCCTCGGCCCCGGCCCTCGCCGATGCCGGGGGCCGCCCCCCCTCGCCCCGGCCTGCCTCGGCCCCCGAGAAGTGCCTCAGCGTAGCCTGCCTGGACAA TGTGGCTCGCGCTCCACAGATGTCTGGGGTCGCCCgcctcttcccctgcccctcctcctctctaCATGGCCGAGTCCAGCCAGG GACCGAGCTCAGCGACCACCTGGATGCCATGGACTCCAACCTGGACAACCTGCAGACCATGCTGACAAGCCACGGCTTCAGCGTGGACACCAGCACCCTGCTGGAC TTGTTCAGCCCTTCGGTGACAGTGCCTGACATGAGCCTGCCCGACCTTGACAGCAGCCTGGCCAGC ATCCAGGAGCTCCTCTCTCCCCAGGAGCCCCCCAGGCCTCTTGAAGCAGAGAGCAGCAGCCCTGACTCAG ggaaGCAGCTGGTGCACTACACGGCCCAGCCCCTGCTGCTGCTGGACCCTGGCTCCGTGGACGTGGGGGGTGGCGACCTGCCGGTGCTCTTCGAGCTGGGAGACGGCTCCTACTTCTCCGAGGGGGATGACTACACAGACGACCCCACCATCTCCCTGCTGACGGGCTCCGAGCCCCCCAAAGCCAAGGACCCCACTGTCTCCTAG
- the HSF1 gene encoding heat shock factor protein 1 isoform X5, protein MDLPVGPGAAGPSNVPAFLTKLWTLVSDPDTDALICWSPSGNSFHVLDQGQFAKEVLPKYFKHSNMASFVRQLNMYGFRKVVHIEQGGLVKPERDDTEFQHPCFLRGQEQLLENIKRKVTSVSTLRSEDIKIHQDSVTKLLTDVQLMKGKQESMDSKLLAMKHENEALWREVASLRQKHAQQQKVVNKLIQFLISLVQSNRILGVKRKIPLMLNDSSSAHSMPKYGRQFSLERIHGPGPYSAPSPAYSGSSLYPPDAVASSGPIISDITELAPGSPLASAGGSVAERPLSSSPLVRVKEEPPSPPRSPRAEDASPSQPSSVVETPLSPTALIDSILRESEPAPAASAPALADAGGRPPSPRPASAPEKCLSVACLDKTELSDHLDAMDSNLDNLQTMLTSHGFSVDTSTLLDLFSPSVTVPDMSLPDLDSSLASIQELLSPQEPPRPLEAESSSPDSGKQLVHYTAQPLLLLDPGSVDVGGGDLPVLFELGDGSYFSEGDDYTDDPTISLLTGSEPPKAKDPTVS, encoded by the exons AGTGGGAACAGCTTCCACGTGCTGGACCAGGGCCAGTTCGCCAAGGAGGTGCTGCCCAAGTACTTCAAGCACAGCAACATGGCCAGCTTCGTGCGGCAGCTCAACATGT ATGGCTTCCGGAAGGTGGTCCACATCGAGCAGGGCGGCCTGGTCAAGCCAGAGAGGGACGACACCGAGTTCCAGCACCCGTGCTTCCTGCGCGGCCAGGAGCAGCTCCTGGAGAACATCAAGAGGAAAGTGACCAGC GTGTCCACCCTGAGGAGCGAGGACATAAAGATTCACCAGGACAGTGTCACCAAGCTGCTGACCGACGTGCAGCTGATGAAGGGGAAGCAGGAGAGCATGGACTCCAAGCTGCTGGCCATGAAGCA TGAGAACGAGGCCCTGTGGCGGGAGGTGGCCAGCCTGCGGCAGAAGCACGCCCAACAGCAGAAAGTCGTCAACAAG CTCATCCAGTTCCTCATCTCGCTGGTGCAGTCGAACCGGATCCTGGGGGTGAAGAGAAAGAT CCCGCTGATGCTGAACGACAGCAGCTCCGCGCATTCCATGCCCAAGTACGGCCGGCAGTTCTCTCTGGAGCGCATCCATGGCCCGGGGCCCTACTCG GCTCCGTCCCCGGCCTATAGCGGCTCCAGCCTCTACCCCCCAGACGCTGTTGCCAGCTCCGGACCCATCATCTCCGACATCACCGAGCTGGCCCCCGGCAGCCCCTTGGCCTCCGCAGGCGGGAGCGTAGCTGAGAG GCCCCTGTCCAGCAGCCCCCTGGTTCGAGTCAAGGAGGAGCCCCCCAGCCCACCTCGGAGCCCCCGGGCAGAGGATGCCAGTCCCAGCCAGCCGTCTTCCGTGGTGGAGACGCCCCTGTCCCCGACCGCCCTCATTGATTCCATCCTGCGGGAGAGCGAGCCTGCGCCGGCCGCCTCGGCCCCGGCCCTCGCCGATGCCGGGGGCCGCCCCCCCTCGCCCCGGCCTGCCTCGGCCCCCGAGAAGTGCCTCAGCGTAGCCTGCCTGGACAA GACCGAGCTCAGCGACCACCTGGATGCCATGGACTCCAACCTGGACAACCTGCAGACCATGCTGACAAGCCACGGCTTCAGCGTGGACACCAGCACCCTGCTGGAC TTGTTCAGCCCTTCGGTGACAGTGCCTGACATGAGCCTGCCCGACCTTGACAGCAGCCTGGCCAGC ATCCAGGAGCTCCTCTCTCCCCAGGAGCCCCCCAGGCCTCTTGAAGCAGAGAGCAGCAGCCCTGACTCAG ggaaGCAGCTGGTGCACTACACGGCCCAGCCCCTGCTGCTGCTGGACCCTGGCTCCGTGGACGTGGGGGGTGGCGACCTGCCGGTGCTCTTCGAGCTGGGAGACGGCTCCTACTTCTCCGAGGGGGATGACTACACAGACGACCCCACCATCTCCCTGCTGACGGGCTCCGAGCCCCCCAAAGCCAAGGACCCCACTGTCTCCTAG
- the HSF1 gene encoding heat shock factor protein 1 isoform X6, protein MDLPVGPGAAGPSNVPAFLTKLWTLVSDPDTDALICWSPSGNSFHVLDQGQFAKEVLPKYFKHSNMASFVRQLNMYGFRKVVHIEQGGLVKPERDDTEFQHPCFLRGQEQLLENIKRKVTSVSTLRSEDIKIHQDSVTKLLTDVQLMKGKQESMDSKLLAMKHENEALWREVASLRQKHAQQQKVVNKLIQFLISLVQSNRILGVKRKIPLMLNDSSSAHSMPKYGRQFSLERIHGPGPYSAPSPAYSGSSLYPPDAVASSGPIISDITELAPGSPLASAGGSVAERPLSSSPLVRVKEEPPSPPRSPRAEDASPSQPSSVVETPLSPTALIDSILRESEPAPAASAPALADAGGRPPSPRPASAPEKCLSVACLDKTELSDHLDAMDSNLDNLQTMLTSHGFSVDTSTLLDLFSPSVTVPDMSLPDLDSSLASEPPRPLEAESSSPDSGKQLVHYTAQPLLLLDPGSVDVGGGDLPVLFELGDGSYFSEGDDYTDDPTISLLTGSEPPKAKDPTVS, encoded by the exons AGTGGGAACAGCTTCCACGTGCTGGACCAGGGCCAGTTCGCCAAGGAGGTGCTGCCCAAGTACTTCAAGCACAGCAACATGGCCAGCTTCGTGCGGCAGCTCAACATGT ATGGCTTCCGGAAGGTGGTCCACATCGAGCAGGGCGGCCTGGTCAAGCCAGAGAGGGACGACACCGAGTTCCAGCACCCGTGCTTCCTGCGCGGCCAGGAGCAGCTCCTGGAGAACATCAAGAGGAAAGTGACCAGC GTGTCCACCCTGAGGAGCGAGGACATAAAGATTCACCAGGACAGTGTCACCAAGCTGCTGACCGACGTGCAGCTGATGAAGGGGAAGCAGGAGAGCATGGACTCCAAGCTGCTGGCCATGAAGCA TGAGAACGAGGCCCTGTGGCGGGAGGTGGCCAGCCTGCGGCAGAAGCACGCCCAACAGCAGAAAGTCGTCAACAAG CTCATCCAGTTCCTCATCTCGCTGGTGCAGTCGAACCGGATCCTGGGGGTGAAGAGAAAGAT CCCGCTGATGCTGAACGACAGCAGCTCCGCGCATTCCATGCCCAAGTACGGCCGGCAGTTCTCTCTGGAGCGCATCCATGGCCCGGGGCCCTACTCG GCTCCGTCCCCGGCCTATAGCGGCTCCAGCCTCTACCCCCCAGACGCTGTTGCCAGCTCCGGACCCATCATCTCCGACATCACCGAGCTGGCCCCCGGCAGCCCCTTGGCCTCCGCAGGCGGGAGCGTAGCTGAGAG GCCCCTGTCCAGCAGCCCCCTGGTTCGAGTCAAGGAGGAGCCCCCCAGCCCACCTCGGAGCCCCCGGGCAGAGGATGCCAGTCCCAGCCAGCCGTCTTCCGTGGTGGAGACGCCCCTGTCCCCGACCGCCCTCATTGATTCCATCCTGCGGGAGAGCGAGCCTGCGCCGGCCGCCTCGGCCCCGGCCCTCGCCGATGCCGGGGGCCGCCCCCCCTCGCCCCGGCCTGCCTCGGCCCCCGAGAAGTGCCTCAGCGTAGCCTGCCTGGACAA GACCGAGCTCAGCGACCACCTGGATGCCATGGACTCCAACCTGGACAACCTGCAGACCATGCTGACAAGCCACGGCTTCAGCGTGGACACCAGCACCCTGCTGGAC TTGTTCAGCCCTTCGGTGACAGTGCCTGACATGAGCCTGCCCGACCTTGACAGCAGCCTGGCCAGC GAGCCCCCCAGGCCTCTTGAAGCAGAGAGCAGCAGCCCTGACTCAG ggaaGCAGCTGGTGCACTACACGGCCCAGCCCCTGCTGCTGCTGGACCCTGGCTCCGTGGACGTGGGGGGTGGCGACCTGCCGGTGCTCTTCGAGCTGGGAGACGGCTCCTACTTCTCCGAGGGGGATGACTACACAGACGACCCCACCATCTCCCTGCTGACGGGCTCCGAGCCCCCCAAAGCCAAGGACCCCACTGTCTCCTAG
- the HSF1 gene encoding heat shock factor protein 1 isoform X7, translating into MASFVRQLNMYGFRKVVHIEQGGLVKPERDDTEFQHPCFLRGQEQLLENIKRKVTSAISVTAPLGTQVSTLRSEDIKIHQDSVTKLLTDVQLMKGKQESMDSKLLAMKHENEALWREVASLRQKHAQQQKVVNKLIQFLISLVQSNRILGVKRKIPLMLNDSSSAHSMPKYGRQFSLERIHGPGPYSAPSPAYSGSSLYPPDAVASSGPIISDITELAPGSPLASAGGSVAERPLSSSPLVRVKEEPPSPPRSPRAEDASPSQPSSVVETPLSPTALIDSILRESEPAPAASAPALADAGGRPPSPRPASAPEKCLSVACLDNVARAPQMSGVARLFPCPSSSLHGRVQPGTELSDHLDAMDSNLDNLQTMLTSHGFSVDTSTLLDLFSPSVTVPDMSLPDLDSSLASIQELLSPQEPPRPLEAESSSPDSGKQLVHYTAQPLLLLDPGSVDVGGGDLPVLFELGDGSYFSEGDDYTDDPTISLLTGSEPPKAKDPTVS; encoded by the exons ATGGCCAGCTTCGTGCGGCAGCTCAACATGT ATGGCTTCCGGAAGGTGGTCCACATCGAGCAGGGCGGCCTGGTCAAGCCAGAGAGGGACGACACCGAGTTCCAGCACCCGTGCTTCCTGCGCGGCCAGGAGCAGCTCCTGGAGAACATCAAGAGGAAAGTGACCAGC GCCATCTCAGTGACTGCTCCCCTGGGGACCCAGGTGTCCACCCTGAGGAGCGAGGACATAAAGATTCACCAGGACAGTGTCACCAAGCTGCTGACCGACGTGCAGCTGATGAAGGGGAAGCAGGAGAGCATGGACTCCAAGCTGCTGGCCATGAAGCA TGAGAACGAGGCCCTGTGGCGGGAGGTGGCCAGCCTGCGGCAGAAGCACGCCCAACAGCAGAAAGTCGTCAACAAG CTCATCCAGTTCCTCATCTCGCTGGTGCAGTCGAACCGGATCCTGGGGGTGAAGAGAAAGAT CCCGCTGATGCTGAACGACAGCAGCTCCGCGCATTCCATGCCCAAGTACGGCCGGCAGTTCTCTCTGGAGCGCATCCATGGCCCGGGGCCCTACTCG GCTCCGTCCCCGGCCTATAGCGGCTCCAGCCTCTACCCCCCAGACGCTGTTGCCAGCTCCGGACCCATCATCTCCGACATCACCGAGCTGGCCCCCGGCAGCCCCTTGGCCTCCGCAGGCGGGAGCGTAGCTGAGAG GCCCCTGTCCAGCAGCCCCCTGGTTCGAGTCAAGGAGGAGCCCCCCAGCCCACCTCGGAGCCCCCGGGCAGAGGATGCCAGTCCCAGCCAGCCGTCTTCCGTGGTGGAGACGCCCCTGTCCCCGACCGCCCTCATTGATTCCATCCTGCGGGAGAGCGAGCCTGCGCCGGCCGCCTCGGCCCCGGCCCTCGCCGATGCCGGGGGCCGCCCCCCCTCGCCCCGGCCTGCCTCGGCCCCCGAGAAGTGCCTCAGCGTAGCCTGCCTGGACAA TGTGGCTCGCGCTCCACAGATGTCTGGGGTCGCCCgcctcttcccctgcccctcctcctctctaCATGGCCGAGTCCAGCCAGG GACCGAGCTCAGCGACCACCTGGATGCCATGGACTCCAACCTGGACAACCTGCAGACCATGCTGACAAGCCACGGCTTCAGCGTGGACACCAGCACCCTGCTGGAC TTGTTCAGCCCTTCGGTGACAGTGCCTGACATGAGCCTGCCCGACCTTGACAGCAGCCTGGCCAGC ATCCAGGAGCTCCTCTCTCCCCAGGAGCCCCCCAGGCCTCTTGAAGCAGAGAGCAGCAGCCCTGACTCAG ggaaGCAGCTGGTGCACTACACGGCCCAGCCCCTGCTGCTGCTGGACCCTGGCTCCGTGGACGTGGGGGGTGGCGACCTGCCGGTGCTCTTCGAGCTGGGAGACGGCTCCTACTTCTCCGAGGGGGATGACTACACAGACGACCCCACCATCTCCCTGCTGACGGGCTCCGAGCCCCCCAAAGCCAAGGACCCCACTGTCTCCTAG